The following coding sequences lie in one Tichowtungia aerotolerans genomic window:
- a CDS encoding sulfatase family protein, whose translation MMNIRHKEKRGASGLKTLAGALFLPAILCQPAAAAKKPNVVFIISDDQGEETLHSLGGQVLTPRLDRMREEGLYLSNFYVTSTVCSPSRYSFLTGRYAGNCRSDGFMRLHPSGEMTRVENNCELEPDRRHLAEVLQKNGYKTGFVGKSHLVNHNWANRPKNWELYGLRPYPQDAEPRDPEISAKLKHNHEAWCEAIKAYGFDYVDGVYGANPRELYCKALWGHNLEWTVSKALTFLEESKDEPFFLYFATTLQHGPDPRLPKFGLGMDPRITPEGFLEDAEFDFMPSRKSVLDRYAAAGLPKDGQPNALWLDDGVGAILDKIRDLGLEEDTIVIFVPDHGFYQPTLGKATLYDDGMKVPMFIQWKGTIQPGATYNRLLANIDVAPTIMDLCGITPPEDYDLDGKSFKPALFGSQEPLREYVFSELGYARAVRSEKWKYIAVRYPEEIEWMARTGVPFPNFPGNPSPERPYLIRNTHLGHIAADRNPNYFDPDQLYNIQSDPEESDNVFGQYPEVEAQMKKVLEQKLEAFPGRPFGEFASSVLPAVSGEPAARAVLRSAASDSSEVTSVSIEGRSGWQTRAQKKKPSYFYLTVDNPDLRNGAQAHVLLRVTYLDRGNAKVLVQYDSSDPSGNPDANLPPGVFKHMGSFYTLDSGTWKTKEFLVRDARFAGRCHGADIRFGFMKPDADPVIGDIEIYRVD comes from the coding sequence ATGATGAATATCCGACATAAAGAGAAGAGGGGAGCGTCAGGGTTGAAAACACTTGCCGGTGCATTGTTTCTGCCGGCTATCCTCTGCCAGCCGGCGGCTGCGGCAAAAAAACCGAATGTTGTGTTTATCATTTCTGATGACCAGGGGGAGGAAACCCTGCACAGCCTGGGCGGCCAGGTGCTGACTCCGCGGCTCGACCGGATGAGGGAAGAGGGCCTCTATCTGTCCAACTTTTATGTCACATCTACCGTCTGTTCGCCTTCCCGTTACAGTTTCCTGACCGGGCGGTATGCCGGCAACTGCCGTTCGGACGGGTTTATGAGGCTGCATCCGTCGGGAGAAATGACTCGGGTCGAAAACAATTGCGAGCTGGAACCCGATCGGCGCCACCTGGCCGAAGTCCTGCAGAAAAACGGCTATAAAACCGGCTTTGTCGGCAAAAGCCACCTCGTCAATCACAATTGGGCCAACCGCCCAAAGAACTGGGAACTGTACGGACTGAGACCCTATCCGCAAGATGCCGAGCCGCGTGATCCGGAGATCAGTGCCAAACTCAAACATAACCATGAAGCCTGGTGCGAGGCGATCAAGGCATATGGGTTTGATTATGTGGACGGAGTGTACGGAGCCAATCCGCGCGAGCTCTACTGCAAGGCGCTGTGGGGACATAATCTCGAATGGACCGTCAGCAAGGCGTTAACCTTTCTGGAAGAATCCAAAGACGAACCCTTCTTCCTCTATTTTGCAACCACGCTGCAGCACGGTCCGGATCCGCGGCTGCCCAAGTTCGGGCTTGGCATGGATCCGCGGATTACGCCGGAAGGATTTTTGGAAGATGCCGAGTTCGATTTTATGCCGTCTCGCAAAAGCGTGCTCGACCGCTATGCCGCGGCGGGACTGCCCAAGGACGGACAGCCCAACGCCCTCTGGCTCGACGACGGTGTCGGCGCGATTCTCGATAAAATCAGGGATCTGGGCCTGGAGGAAGACACGATTGTTATTTTTGTGCCGGATCACGGTTTCTATCAGCCAACGCTCGGAAAGGCGACGCTGTATGACGACGGCATGAAGGTTCCGATGTTCATTCAGTGGAAAGGAACGATCCAGCCGGGAGCGACCTATAACCGGCTGCTGGCGAACATTGACGTTGCCCCGACGATCATGGATCTGTGCGGAATCACGCCTCCGGAAGACTATGACCTGGACGGGAAAAGTTTTAAACCGGCTCTGTTCGGCAGTCAGGAGCCCCTCCGGGAATATGTTTTTTCCGAGCTGGGTTATGCCCGCGCGGTGCGGTCGGAAAAATGGAAATACATCGCTGTCCGCTACCCGGAAGAGATCGAATGGATGGCCCGGACCGGCGTGCCGTTTCCGAACTTTCCAGGAAATCCGTCTCCGGAGCGCCCGTATCTGATCCGCAACACGCATCTGGGACACATCGCCGCCGACCGCAATCCGAACTATTTTGATCCGGACCAGCTGTACAATATCCAGAGCGATCCGGAAGAAAGCGATAATGTTTTCGGCCAGTATCCGGAAGTGGAAGCGCAGATGAAAAAGGTGCTTGAACAAAAACTGGAAGCGTTTCCCGGCCGACCGTTCGGCGAATTTGCTTCCAGCGTTCTGCCGGCGGTTTCTGGCGAACCGGCGGCCCGAGCGGTTCTCCGGAGTGCCGCATCGGATTCCTCGGAGGTGACCTCGGTTTCCATTGAGGGCCGGTCCGGCTGGCAGACCCGGGCTCAGAAAAAAAAGCCGAGCTACTTTTATTTAACGGTGGATAATCCCGATCTGCGCAACGGGGCACAGGCTCATGTGCTTCTGCGTGTGACCTATCTCGACCGGGGGAACGCGAAGGTGCTGGTGCAGTACGATTCCAGCGACCCGAGCGGAAATCCGGACGCGAACCTGCCTCCGGGCGTGTTTAAACATATGGGGAGTTTTTACACCCTGGATTCCGGAACCTGGAAAACCAAAGAGTTTCTGGTTCGGGATGCCCGGTTTGCCGGGCGCTGTCACGGGGCGGATATCCGATTTGGCTTTATGAAGCCGGATGCCGACCCGGTGATCGGGGATATTGAAATTTATCGTGTGGATTAG
- a CDS encoding glycoside hydrolase 5 family protein — MLKRSLIMGCVAASGICAALAEDAARVALVGGDLSSAGGRIAQSTEQVLKGRGIRYDVLAGQSLTDSSILKRYDLLVYAGAEALPMTASLPLQEYLQSGRDLLALGAPPFSEKFWPVEDGFLSQEELDENLKQSPAADAFLDFQQAHQREGWNEETNHEESRSGTEFLSEDANTFMRLNIVNFTGWDMFSLPVDHLGNDNDAILRFKVRGASQTTELLVELLEEDGSRWMATAEVSPEWSSVLLWPGEFKCWHDGGPMGRGGDGDAVKLSQVAAVKFGLATSHITLSEKDHQVDIDDVVTVRNPALTDAAGEMPSLDGLTPDYKYFPVTGTAAIKPAPNQVMVRDAGEIKAGPIASVHPRPMGLGYLKDRPYRFVPLLNTYNADGRRSGYLAWMMINEGRRTGDYPVWMFLESGKTPNPYAGSRWAVFGTSNPADYEQPSLQKALGQVVQGMLRGTFLMEGGSEHFIYTDSPKEVLLGAHTVVSPLEQDPRSLKLLWTVTDADGETVVFRQGQSMYRQGSRIPETDGGFMDHFQKFQIEEGLKAGTYIVTTELMDEDGVIDRISHEMNVWKPKPVEERKYVTTDGGQFMLNGKPWFGYGINYMPSSGVALENTTDYEFFVNRTAYDPAIIDEDLEMLQSIGFNLISTFIYYRDIDTRNILDLLLRAEKYGMKVNLGLRPHADPMQFNVREVEDLIRENRLAEHDAVIAYDLAWERNWGEWDRSYGTYTGRKGYDEIWELWINDQYGSLSAAEKEWGVEVPRRGDGRVTGPSDEQIDTDGPWRNMVAAYRSFADWYTGYRMMKASDAIRAVDPNHLISFRMHNTGDPTQKPSFYPFDMKALAPFLDIMEPEAYGRIGDWDRVKPGLFTGAYSRMVASDKPLYWSEFGHHVWTGSNFEMDEARVQFQADYYRDFLTMCRMSRVNAVACWWNAAGYRINENSDFGVFNPDKSDRPVTKVLREFADVFKNPDLSLEPDVSLTFDRDRSSRGLNDEYVRLEEEYWKLTDEGKFVGLTTPGHGTTTADVPLDAVGNGSDVKSAPAKYINATFRQVQIRQGQGLWRTVQSGDRIPVRAGAPVEIRALAANTDYATWLSARSSSVGAVVLTGRTAGRMALQAGLKSDTPHMSDGSFEPAVLTDGVSEETDCKLRLQVTGREIGAFGFGEVFHLELSPQ, encoded by the coding sequence ATGCTTAAGAGGTCTTTAATAATGGGTTGTGTGGCGGCGTCGGGGATCTGCGCGGCTCTCGCGGAAGATGCCGCCCGGGTGGCGCTGGTCGGTGGGGATTTGAGTTCCGCCGGCGGCCGGATTGCACAGAGCACGGAGCAGGTGCTGAAGGGCAGGGGCATCCGTTACGATGTGTTGGCCGGCCAGTCGCTGACCGATTCGTCGATTTTAAAGCGGTATGATCTGCTGGTTTATGCCGGAGCCGAAGCCCTGCCGATGACCGCATCCCTGCCGCTTCAGGAATATCTCCAGTCCGGCCGCGATCTGCTTGCCTTGGGGGCGCCTCCTTTCAGTGAAAAATTCTGGCCGGTGGAAGATGGGTTTCTCAGCCAGGAAGAGCTGGATGAAAACCTGAAACAGTCTCCGGCGGCCGATGCGTTCCTGGATTTCCAGCAGGCGCACCAACGGGAGGGCTGGAACGAGGAGACCAATCACGAAGAGAGCCGTTCCGGAACGGAGTTTCTCTCGGAGGATGCAAACACCTTCATGCGGCTGAACATCGTGAACTTCACGGGCTGGGACATGTTTTCCCTTCCGGTTGACCATCTCGGAAACGACAACGATGCTATTCTCCGGTTCAAGGTCCGCGGAGCTTCCCAGACCACCGAACTGCTGGTCGAACTGCTCGAAGAAGACGGGTCGCGCTGGATGGCAACCGCGGAGGTCTCGCCGGAATGGTCATCGGTTCTCCTCTGGCCGGGTGAGTTCAAATGCTGGCATGACGGCGGTCCGATGGGACGGGGCGGAGATGGCGACGCGGTGAAACTGTCGCAGGTGGCCGCAGTCAAATTCGGGCTGGCCACTAGCCATATCACCCTGTCTGAAAAAGACCATCAGGTGGACATTGATGACGTGGTGACCGTGCGCAATCCGGCGCTCACCGATGCGGCCGGAGAAATGCCGTCGCTCGACGGGCTGACCCCGGATTATAAATATTTTCCGGTGACCGGAACGGCGGCCATCAAACCGGCCCCGAATCAGGTGATGGTTCGCGATGCCGGTGAAATCAAAGCCGGTCCGATCGCCTCGGTCCACCCCCGACCGATGGGGCTGGGGTATCTCAAGGATCGACCCTACCGCTTTGTGCCGCTGCTCAACACCTATAACGCCGACGGCCGGCGCTCCGGCTATCTGGCCTGGATGATGATCAACGAAGGGCGGCGAACCGGAGACTATCCGGTCTGGATGTTCCTGGAGAGCGGCAAAACCCCCAATCCGTATGCCGGAAGCCGGTGGGCGGTTTTCGGGACCAGCAATCCCGCGGACTATGAGCAGCCTTCTCTTCAGAAGGCACTCGGTCAGGTGGTGCAGGGAATGCTGCGCGGCACCTTTCTGATGGAGGGCGGCAGCGAGCACTTTATTTACACGGACTCTCCAAAGGAAGTCTTGCTGGGCGCGCATACGGTCGTCAGCCCGCTGGAGCAGGATCCCCGTTCCCTGAAACTCCTGTGGACCGTGACGGATGCGGACGGCGAAACCGTTGTGTTCCGCCAGGGACAGTCCATGTATCGGCAGGGAAGCAGGATTCCGGAAACCGATGGCGGATTCATGGATCATTTCCAGAAATTCCAGATCGAAGAGGGGCTGAAAGCCGGAACGTATATTGTCACCACAGAACTCATGGATGAAGATGGGGTGATTGACCGGATTTCCCACGAAATGAATGTGTGGAAACCCAAGCCGGTGGAGGAGCGGAAGTATGTGACGACCGACGGGGGACAGTTCATGCTGAACGGCAAACCCTGGTTCGGCTACGGCATCAACTATATGCCGAGCTCCGGGGTCGCCCTTGAAAACACAACGGACTATGAATTCTTTGTCAACCGGACCGCCTACGATCCGGCGATTATCGACGAAGATCTGGAAATGCTGCAAAGCATCGGCTTCAACCTGATCAGCACGTTTATCTATTACCGCGACATCGACACCCGGAACATTCTGGACCTGCTGCTGCGGGCGGAAAAATACGGCATGAAGGTCAACCTCGGCCTGCGCCCGCATGCCGATCCCATGCAGTTCAATGTGCGCGAGGTCGAAGACCTGATTCGCGAAAACCGGCTGGCCGAACACGATGCCGTCATTGCCTACGACCTGGCCTGGGAACGCAACTGGGGTGAATGGGACCGCAGCTACGGAACCTATACGGGCCGCAAAGGCTATGATGAAATCTGGGAACTCTGGATCAACGATCAGTACGGTTCCCTCTCCGCTGCAGAAAAGGAGTGGGGTGTTGAGGTCCCGCGCCGGGGAGACGGCCGGGTTACCGGTCCGTCCGATGAGCAGATCGATACCGATGGTCCCTGGCGCAACATGGTCGCAGCCTATCGCAGTTTTGCCGACTGGTACACCGGATACCGCATGATGAAGGCCTCGGACGCCATTCGGGCGGTCGACCCCAACCATCTGATCAGCTTCCGGATGCACAACACCGGCGATCCGACACAGAAGCCGTCTTTCTATCCCTTTGATATGAAGGCCCTGGCGCCGTTCCTGGATATCATGGAGCCCGAGGCGTACGGCCGAATCGGCGACTGGGATCGCGTGAAGCCCGGGCTGTTTACCGGCGCCTACAGCCGCATGGTGGCGTCGGATAAACCGCTCTATTGGTCGGAATTCGGGCATCACGTCTGGACCGGAAGCAATTTTGAGATGGACGAAGCCCGCGTTCAGTTCCAGGCAGACTACTATCGCGACTTCCTGACCATGTGCCGGATGAGCCGGGTCAATGCCGTTGCCTGCTGGTGGAATGCCGCGGGATACCGCATCAATGAAAACAGCGATTTCGGTGTCTTCAACCCGGACAAAAGCGACCGGCCGGTCACCAAAGTGCTGCGCGAGTTTGCCGACGTCTTCAAGAATCCGGATCTTTCTTTGGAACCCGACGTCTCACTGACGTTTGACCGGGATCGCAGCAGCCGGGGACTCAACGACGAATATGTCCGGCTGGAAGAGGAGTACTGGAAGCTGACGGATGAGGGAAAATTTGTCGGTCTGACCACACCCGGTCACGGAACGACTACGGCCGACGTGCCGCTGGATGCGGTTGGCAACGGCTCGGATGTGAAATCCGCTCCGGCCAAATATATCAACGCCACGTTCCGTCAGGTGCAGATCCGTCAGGGGCAGGGCCTGTGGCGCACGGTCCAGAGCGGCGATCGGATTCCCGTCCGGGCCGGCGCTCCAGTCGAGATTCGGGCGCTTGCCGCCAACACGGATTATGCAACGTGGCTGTCGGCCCGCTCGTCTTCGGTCGGTGCGGTGGTACTGACCGGCCGCACGGCCGGCAGGATGGCCCTGCAGGCCGGTCTGAAGAGCGACACCCCCCATATGTCAGACGGAAGCTTCGAGCCGGCGGTCCTGACAGACGGAGTCTCGGAAGAAACGGACTGCAAATTGAGACTGCAGGTGACGGGCCGGGAGATCGGGGCCTTCGGTTTCGGTGAAGTCTTCCACCTGGAGCTGAGTCCGCAATAG
- a CDS encoding sodium:solute symporter family transporter produces the protein MEAWNYFGLVDYLFMGIYLLILVGMGFYLRQRASRSLDNYICGGGHLPWWMMGVSGMANFLDLAGTAVIISFLFMIGPRGLFVEFRGGAVLVLPFMMLWAGKWHRRSGCLTLAEWNIFRFGDNWGGRFAQQMIVVSMILFTIGLLAYLIIGAGIFLSMFLPFSPIACSLGLIGFATLYNMISGFYGVVYTDLFQSSIIVAAVVYISIKAFGLTGGAEEISEVAMQVTGNPDWISGVPSWTIDMPKGYEAYRHLVVLMGLYLMKNIFFGAGSGYDQRYFGARNDRECGLLSLFWTALMTLRWPMMIGIALLGLYAVHSLMPNHDLVSQAASLIHAHYPDAEGQTWDALISGLSHAPANYPADLLTGLKDLLGADQFAGKLQLISSEGTINPEKILPAVLLLSVGEGMRGVLVIALIAAALSTFGSNVNLATGMMVNDFYKKWIRPKASTRELILASWVSVLLLVVTGFLFSITLKNINDIWGWLMMGLQSAILVPIFLRFYWWRFNGGGYAFGCLGGLVATIAQRALAPELNEGWQFVITLAGGLTGSIIGTYLTQPTDPEVLRNFYLKTRPFGIWGHIKKTLSEEEQIRTTREHRNDLIAVPFALLWQVTMFLCPMLALVKNWTGFAGAFILWLIGGAGLWFFWYRNLPATNYYEDPAEKPAEKPVEASGE, from the coding sequence ATGGAGGCGTGGAATTATTTTGGACTGGTGGATTATCTGTTTATGGGCATCTACCTGTTGATCCTTGTCGGTATGGGGTTTTATCTCAGGCAGCGCGCCTCGCGCAGCCTCGACAACTATATCTGCGGCGGCGGGCATCTGCCGTGGTGGATGATGGGCGTTTCGGGAATGGCCAATTTTCTGGACCTCGCCGGAACGGCGGTCATTATTTCCTTTCTGTTCATGATCGGGCCGCGCGGGCTGTTTGTTGAATTCCGCGGCGGGGCCGTGCTGGTGCTGCCGTTCATGATGCTCTGGGCGGGCAAGTGGCACCGTCGATCCGGCTGCCTGACGCTGGCGGAATGGAACATTTTCCGGTTTGGCGATAACTGGGGAGGGCGCTTTGCCCAGCAGATGATTGTGGTATCCATGATTCTGTTCACCATCGGCCTGCTCGCCTACCTGATTATCGGCGCGGGCATCTTCCTGTCCATGTTCCTGCCGTTCTCGCCGATCGCCTGTTCGCTGGGGCTCATCGGATTTGCCACGCTGTATAATATGATTTCCGGATTTTACGGAGTTGTTTATACCGACCTGTTCCAGTCTTCAATCATTGTCGCCGCGGTCGTTTATATTTCCATCAAGGCATTTGGTCTGACGGGCGGCGCCGAAGAGATTTCCGAGGTCGCCATGCAGGTGACCGGCAATCCGGACTGGATCAGCGGGGTTCCCTCGTGGACGATCGACATGCCGAAAGGGTATGAAGCATATCGGCACCTGGTTGTCCTGATGGGGCTCTATCTGATGAAAAATATTTTCTTCGGTGCCGGCTCCGGATATGACCAGCGCTATTTCGGCGCGCGCAACGACCGCGAATGTGGACTGCTTTCCCTGTTCTGGACCGCACTGATGACGCTGCGCTGGCCGATGATGATCGGGATCGCCCTGCTGGGTCTCTACGCGGTTCACAGCCTGATGCCGAATCACGACCTCGTGTCGCAGGCCGCCAGCCTGATCCACGCTCATTATCCCGATGCGGAAGGCCAGACCTGGGATGCGCTGATTTCCGGCCTGTCGCACGCTCCCGCCAACTATCCGGCCGACCTGCTCACCGGACTCAAGGATCTGCTCGGCGCCGATCAGTTTGCCGGGAAACTCCAGCTGATCAGCAGCGAGGGCACAATCAATCCGGAAAAAATTCTGCCGGCCGTTCTCCTGCTGTCCGTCGGGGAGGGCATGCGCGGTGTTCTCGTGATTGCGCTCATCGCGGCGGCACTTTCAACCTTCGGCAGCAATGTCAACCTGGCCACCGGCATGATGGTCAATGACTTCTATAAAAAATGGATTCGTCCGAAGGCTTCGACCCGCGAGCTGATTCTGGCCAGCTGGGTCAGTGTGCTGCTACTGGTGGTAACCGGCTTCCTGTTTTCCATCACGCTCAAAAACATCAACGACATCTGGGGCTGGCTCATGATGGGGCTTCAGAGCGCGATTCTTGTGCCGATCTTCCTGCGGTTCTACTGGTGGCGCTTCAACGGCGGCGGCTATGCATTCGGCTGTCTGGGCGGACTGGTCGCCACGATCGCGCAGCGGGCACTGGCTCCGGAGCTCAATGAGGGCTGGCAGTTTGTCATCACACTGGCGGGCGGGCTGACCGGATCCATCATCGGAACCTACCTGACGCAACCGACGGATCCCGAGGTGCTCCGGAACTTCTATCTGAAAACCCGACCCTTCGGCATCTGGGGGCACATCAAGAAGACCCTCTCGGAAGAGGAGCAGATCCGCACCACGCGCGAACACCGCAACGACCTGATCGCTGTTCCGTTCGCACTGCTCTGGCAGGTCACCATGTTCCTGTGCCCGATGCTTGCGCTCGTCAAAAACTGGACCGGCTTTGCCGGCGCATTCATTCTCTGGCTCATCGGCGGCGCCGGGCTGTGGTTCTTCTGGTACCGCAACCTGCCGGCAACCAACTACTACGAGGATCCGGCCGAAAAACCGGCCGAAAAACCGGTCGAGGCATCCGGCGAATAA
- a CDS encoding arylsulfatase, with the protein MERKIIQSCCLFAGVTAAASLAETAAPRPNVLLIVADDIGCGDLACYGSPVADTPNLDRLKAHSLSFADYHVSPMCTPTRSSLMTGMDPIRTGADYVCMGRSLPRADLPMAPQLFKAAGYSTALFGKWHLGSNVPFRPQDRGFDEVLTFPGSHIASAPDYWENDYWSPMLQHNGEWKKYDGFCTDIWFDETMAWISEQADRPFFLYLPVNAAHGPFWSPEELKNKYLQRGLSDPAARFYGLIENLDWNLGRLVRFLEEKQLDQNTILIYSSDNGTAFGDTVYNAGMRGKKRSLYDGGHRVPLFVRWPGKLPAGVEISALVQTQDLLPTLLDLANISFRPGQFDGISLAEPLKAGSSAGLPDRMLTIQYGSDDPAGGHQKHDAAVIWNQWRLVGNRELYDLRKDPGQQTDGGAPFRPSAIPGYTSAVCGSPSACCPPRTGPMDTATIPTTFAAEHPPPGSGICTTRRPGTIPFSSTAGRRRRGSPSAPAHRNTSESTVTLSRALRCPSPRQKSKSLDRCKRFRYRRGIVPPTSPFPFLRDRSSWPRRFSRRAESPAAVPIMPLSKSAEARKPCPGFVLPIRNPGRNKRHEQTDQTTCCVGARGPDASVGRTLCRQGTCGAGQSESASDGRRRGVLHGNPARPERLDSRQSLSLF; encoded by the coding sequence ATGGAAAGAAAGATTATCCAGTCCTGCTGTCTGTTCGCCGGTGTGACGGCGGCGGCTTCCCTTGCGGAAACCGCCGCGCCGCGGCCGAATGTTCTGCTGATTGTTGCGGACGATATCGGCTGCGGCGACCTCGCCTGTTACGGAAGCCCCGTGGCCGACACGCCCAACCTCGACCGGCTCAAGGCTCATTCGCTCTCCTTTGCGGATTATCATGTGTCGCCGATGTGCACTCCCACCCGCAGTTCGCTGATGACCGGGATGGATCCGATCCGGACCGGTGCCGACTATGTCTGCATGGGGCGCTCGCTGCCGCGGGCAGACCTGCCGATGGCGCCGCAGCTCTTCAAAGCCGCCGGTTACAGCACGGCGCTGTTCGGCAAATGGCATCTGGGCAGCAATGTCCCGTTTCGTCCGCAGGATCGGGGCTTCGACGAGGTCCTGACGTTTCCGGGATCGCACATCGCCAGCGCGCCGGATTACTGGGAAAACGACTACTGGAGTCCGATGCTCCAGCACAACGGCGAATGGAAGAAATATGATGGTTTCTGCACCGATATCTGGTTCGACGAAACCATGGCCTGGATCAGCGAACAGGCCGACCGCCCGTTCTTTCTGTATCTGCCGGTCAATGCCGCCCATGGCCCGTTCTGGAGCCCGGAAGAGCTGAAAAACAAATACCTGCAGCGCGGCCTGAGCGATCCTGCCGCCCGGTTCTATGGACTGATCGAAAACCTCGACTGGAACCTGGGGCGCCTTGTCCGTTTTCTGGAAGAAAAGCAGCTCGACCAAAACACGATTCTGATTTACAGCTCGGACAACGGTACCGCATTCGGCGACACCGTGTACAACGCCGGCATGCGGGGAAAGAAGCGGTCGCTTTACGACGGCGGACATCGTGTGCCCCTGTTTGTCCGCTGGCCGGGAAAGCTGCCGGCAGGAGTCGAGATTTCGGCACTGGTTCAGACGCAGGACCTGCTGCCCACGCTGCTGGATCTGGCGAACATTTCCTTCCGGCCGGGACAGTTCGACGGCATCAGCCTTGCCGAACCGCTGAAAGCCGGTTCATCGGCGGGACTGCCGGACCGGATGCTGACCATCCAGTACGGCTCGGATGATCCCGCCGGCGGGCATCAGAAGCATGATGCGGCCGTCATCTGGAATCAGTGGCGTCTCGTCGGGAACAGGGAGCTGTACGATCTTCGCAAGGACCCCGGTCAGCAGACCGATGGTGGAGCTCCGTTCCGTCCTTCCGCTATTCCCGGATACACATCGGCAGTCTGCGGGAGCCCGTCAGCCTGCTGTCCTCCAAGGACTGGGCCTATGGATACTGCGACAATCCCCACAACATTCGCAGCGGAACATCCGCCACCGGGGTCTGGCATCTGTACAACGAGGAGGCCGGGGACTATTCCATTCAGCTCTACCGCTGGCCGCCGGAGGCGCGGCTCGCCATCCGCTCCGGCGCACCGAAATACATCGGAAAGTACGGTGACTTTGAGCAGGGCATTGCGCTGCCCATCGCCCAGGCAAAAATCGAAATCGCTGGATCGGTGCAAACGGTTCCGGTACAGGCGGGGGATCGTTCCGCCGACTTCACCGTTTCCCTTCCTCAGGGACCGGTCGAGCTGGCCGCGTCGTTTCTCCAGGAGAGCGGAGAGCCCCGCTGCGGTGCCTATTATGCCGTTGTCAAAAAGCGCGGAAGCACGGAAACCCTGTCCAGGCTTCGTGCTGCCGATACGGAATCCCGGGAGAAATAAACGTCATGAGCAGACTGACCAGACAACCTGTTGTGTGGGCGCGCGCGGCCCTGATGCTTCTGTCGGCAGGACTCTCTGTCGGCAGGGCACTTGCGGCGCCGGTCAGTCTGAGTCCGCTTCCGATGGGCGGCGACGGGGCGTACTCCACGGAAACCCGGCTCGGCCGGAGCGTCTGGATTCCCGACAGTCTTTATCTCTATTTTGA